DNA sequence from the Bombus huntii isolate Logan2020A chromosome 7, iyBomHunt1.1, whole genome shotgun sequence genome:
AGAGACTAATGTATTTCTTTTGTCGTGTAATGGGTATAATACACATTATGCATTACAAAGAAGTAATACGCACGATACGTCTGTCTATCAACTTCTCGGacttgaaaataaatattcgttaTCAAACTGCGTAGACAAATTACATAAAGATTTAATTTCTCAATATATCACATATGGTTCTTAGATATATCAATTTCGTTAGatcttatattaaaatatcatcCTCTGTTCCATTTAATTGTACAAAAAAATCTAAAATCGATATCTGTATTGGTTTCTAAGAGAACAagttataacaatttatttggTACACCCTGTGTATAAATAgacataaatataatatgatatgtataatatattacacgTACAATAGGTTCGTTAGCAATATCCAACCAGTTCCTATAAAAAGCCAATAACTATTTTAAATTAACTTCTATTTACACTTTCAACATTTCTACACGCGTTCGTTTTTTCTTGTATAAAATAAGCTTGCTCGCAATTTCAATCAACCATTTGATAAACAAAACGAAATAATCAACCGAAGCTTAAAACTTGCAACGAGAAAAATTATATCGTTGCAACGATCACAGTACAATTCATCGTCGCTATTAACAATTCGATgctgaatttaattaaatatttcgctCTCGTTCTCCAGATCACTGATTACTTCGTTCTTAAAGTCGTGTTCTTGCTGAGTGCTTTCGTTCTGTTGCAACCAAATGCACTGAACTACGTTAGGTTCAGTCTGCGTGTTCGTCGAAACTGAACTAGACTGATTGTAATAACCCATGTCAGCGTTAAAAAGAATATCACTTATGGCGTGCTGAACTGCGCTTCGAGTACGAGCTGAATAGCGTTTCAATTTATTCGCCACGAACATTCCGTAGCTGTAACACTCGTCCTCGCTTGGTGTTTCCACTGCCTTAGACATCTTTTCTATTCGTTCGTTCTCTGATTGCGGTTTGTTTACTTTGATAGGTGGAGGAGAATGTTCGTCGCGATTAACGTTAACCTACAAATTATTCATCAAATCGTTAAATTTGTTGTTTACCTGTCGATAATTTCGAGATTCGATTCGATTTTGAAAGATTTCAGaagactttttttttttatagaattacGTTTTGAAATACTTACAAAAGATTTGTTGGAACGGAGAACATCTTTTTCGATAAGAAAAGTTAATGAATCATAAAGGAACCATGTGGATCCCGAAGGTCTGTCAGAATCTAGATagagaattataaaataaac
Encoded proteins:
- the LOC126867640 gene encoding uncharacterized protein LOC126867640, which produces MDWSKDMGLSLVNLYKNKEVLWNPGNSEYHQKNRRHDAWQEVADELSLIIKKPVSSLECKRKMDTILSSFRRERVKVRKISEMAEGDSDRPSGSTWFLYDSLTFLIEKDVLRSNKSFVNVNRDEHSPPPIKVNKPQSENERIEKMSKAVETPSEDECYSYGMFVANKLKRYSARTRSAVQHAISDILFNADMGYYNQSSSVSTNTQTEPNVVQCIWLQQNESTQQEHDFKNEVISDLENESEIFN